TCAGGGGCGCCAGATAATGAGCACGTGATTTTCATCATATCTCAGGTAGCGGACTCCAGACTCATTTAAAATATCACTTTCCTCAATGCCGGTCAGGGCGCGGTCCATCATGCCAGACTCTGTAAACCGGGCCTCCATCACACCACCGTTGTCGAGGGTATCCCTCAGGGTATCAATAAATCGTGTCTGTTCATCTGCGCTATTTAAGTCGAAAAGCATATTTTCCCGGACATAATAATTATCCGCTGTTGCCGTGAAGCTCGGGTAGGTACTCAGGGTATTATCAAAGGTATGGTTTTTCAAAAGTTCTTCTGTTGTCAGGCCAAAATAGACATACTCGATGTTCAGCGGTGGGTCTGCACGAAGGGCCGGGTCCTCCCAGGTTATGTCGTCAAAGCTTGGATCATCCCAGGTTGCGTCCACATAATAGTATTCACCGTCCATTTGTACCAAATTCCAGGCATGGGGGCCTCTGCCCACCGCGTTGCCTGTGACATAATTTGAAAAGATACCCATGTCTTTGAGCACATACTGCAGAGCCTTGCTGTAACCGGCACAGACAGAACGGTTATTTAAAAAAACTGAGCATATATTCTGGTTGTCCTCTGAGTTCAGATCGTATTCGGTATGGCTGACGATAGCGTCATGGACGGTCTTGACCTTGGCATAGTCATCCATTTCCGGCGTAATACCGGACTTGATCTGTGTTACCGCCGCATCAATTTCACCCTGGCGCCGTTTGATTTCATCGGTATTATAATTATAATTAAAATTGACATCTGTCACCATACTTGTTTCCTGGTCATAGTGATAGGTGTAGCTGTCCAGCCAGAAATACTCTGGTTTATCCTGTTGAATGGCTGTCCAGACACGGTTCAGGCTATCTACCGATATTTTGTTATCGCCAAGCTCTACCGTACTCTCATAATTGTCCAGCTTGTCGGTCAATCGAAGATAGGCTTTCCTCTCATCTTCATTCAGCTGTGAAAAGCCGCTGTAAGGGTTGGATAAAAAGTGATCCTCTGCCATTGTCTGTTTTAACCGTTCATCCGTAACGGCGTCCTTATCCTTTGGGGTGAAGAAGGATACCCCTACCAGCCCAACGGTTATGACGATCACCACTGCAAATACGACTTTAATGATTTTTTTAAACATCCACACCGTCTCCTTTTTATTATTACTCTCTATTATACCGGGAATATTACTTTTACACAATAAAAAAGGCAGGCAAAAGCCTGCCAGAGACTGTCAAAAGTGTCGTAGTCCGAGACTGTGCCTTTTATCCAGATAAGAAAAAAGGTCCAGACGCTGTGGATAACGGCCAGGAATCGTGCCACGCTACCGGAACAGCCGGACACTGGAGAGATAAAGCATCAACTTTAGAGAAGAAGTTACTATTGTGAGGGGAATGCCCGCAGGACACTTTTTTCTTCCTTAGGTAAAAGGCTCCGTCTCTCAGTTTTTTGACACTCAAAAGGCAGGCAAAAGCCTGCCATAGAAATCGGCGTTTCTTTTTTGATTTTAACGGTATGCTGTCTTCAACGCTTTTGCCAGAACCTTGGGGTCACGCTTATAAGGCGTCACCGGGATAATGGGCTTCTTAATGTCGAACAGGGTATAGATCGCGGTCCGGGCTGCTCTTACAGAGTATTCTTCTGTAAAGACCATATCCTCAGGAATTTCTACAAACTGGCTGATCATGGCAAAATTAGTGGAGCCTTCCGGAACCACAGCGGGCCGGTCACTCATGGCCCTTGGCTGGAACTGGGCATCAATATAAGGCATCATGCACGGTACCACATTGACAACGGAGTCCATCAATTCTTTTTCATGTTCTTCAAAATGAAGCTGGTGGATCAGCTCTTTCAAAATTTCCGCACCGGTACAATCCTTCATCGGTTTCTTAACATAATCGCCTTCCCGGTCAGGGTACAGACCATAGCCCCAGAAGATCGTGGTGTCCATGGGCTGGTTTCTAAAATGCGGCTGAGCAGCCACAACAATGCTCATAAGCCAGCTGGAATCCTTAAAGGTCATTAAGGCCCCGCTTCCAGGGATATTGCCGGAGTAGTCCTCGATCATCTTAAGGAATTGATTGCCCTTACAGGTAACTGTAAAGCTTTCCCATTTTGTTTCCTGCACGTTACCAAAGAAAGGCTCTGGATTGCCAAGTCCGGCTTTCTTCACGGCAATTTTACCCCAAAGCTCACCAGACATGGAGGGTTCTTCCGGCTCCGGCGCTGGTTTTTTCATATCGCCAAGCGTTGCGCTGTCTGTCATACAGCCATTGGTGACAATGCACACATCGCCATCCTTCAGGGTGATTTCTTCCGGTTTACCCTTCTTTTCCACATGAATGGCAGTGGCAGTAATCCCTTCGCCGTCTTTAAAGTCAATATCGACAACCTTGGTGTTAACCTCGAACTGAACGCCGTGATCTTTTAAGTAAGCCTTAAGAGGAAGAATCAGGCTGTCATATTGATTGTAAGGGGTACGGGTAACCCCTTCCAGTGTCTCGATACGGCTGAATTCCAGAATCATTCTTTCCATATAGCGTTTAAGCTCAAACAGGCTGCTCCATTTCTGGAAAGCAAAGGTGGTCTGCCACATATACCAGAAATTGGTTTCAAAAAAATGAGGGGTACGGTTAAACCAGTCCTCAATGGTCAGGTTATCCAGATCCTTTTCCGGGGTTGCCAAAAGCCTGGCCATGGCCATACGGTCTTCGTTGTTAAAGCCCATGCTGTAAACATCTAAAATTTTTCCATCCTTGTCAATAAGACGGGCCCGCGCATGGGTTGGATGGGCATGGTCAAAATTCAGGATTTCTGTGGTGACATCACGGTCCGGGTTGTCCAGAGATGGAATAGACGAAAACAAATCCCAGAAATTTTCATAAGTCTCTTCATTCAGCATTCTCCCGCCGCGGCATACAAAGCCTTTTTCCGGTGTGCCGATACCATCATTACTCCCGCCGAGGATATCCATACCCTCAAGAATATGGATATTTTCGCCATTAAAGTTAGCATCGCGCACCAGATAGGCAGCGCCGGCCAGGCTGGCAATGCCGCCACCCACAAAATAGACCTGTTTATCACCGTAATCACGGTTCTGTACCGCATTTTCGATTTCTTCTTCCTGCTGTCTGCGCATTTTTTTAGTTGCTGCCACTGTTGTTGCCGCCACCGCTGCTGCTGCAGCAGCACCGGCACCAGCAGCCAGAGCTTTACCTAATTTATCTTTGTTCATGATTCATAACTCCCTTCGATTGTTCACTTTTGTTACGGTAAGTATAATACCCCAAATGCCCGGCTGTCACCTTACGAGTCCGGACATTTGTCAAAAAAAGTGACAAAACTGATGGATTGTCTTAAATTTAACGCTAAAGCTGAATGAAAGCATAAAAAGCCGTTTTATGTTATAATAATCGCATTAACACTTAGGAGGTTTTACAATGAGCGTCACTGTAGCAGATTTATTAAAGCTGCCTTGTCTCAGGGAAGCCCGCGTGGCAGGCGGCCACACGGGTCTTGGCCGTTTTGTGGGCTCCATCTCTGTTCTGGAGTACGCCGATCCAGGCGCCCTAGTGGACAGCTTTTTTGAAAATCCATCCTTTGTGCCGGGCAGTGAGGTTGTGGTCAGCGGTTTTATCAATATAAAGGACGATGTCGATACCCAGTGCCGTGTGCTCAAACGGCTGAGTGAAGGGGGCGAGGCTGCCCTTATTCTTTATTATGTTGGTATTTACCTGCCCTCCATTGATAAAAGGCTTGTTGATCTGGCTGACACTCTGGGCTTTCCCCTTATCTGCATGCCGGAAAACCGGCTGGATTTCAGATACAGCGAGGTTATTACCCAGACCATGGAAACCATCTTTATGGATCAGAACAAAGATCCGCATTTTGTGAGCGCCATGCTGGAACGTATTACCCAGCTTCCTGACAACAGACGTACTCTGGGCAATGTGCTGCGCATGCTCAGCGACCGCCTGCGTTCCTCTCTCATCCTTTTTGACCATACCCTCACCCACCCTGAAATTGCTGCCTGGCCTATTTCAGCAGCGGAGTATATCGCCAATGTTCTTCCAGAACTCACCAGGGAAGGCCTGAGTTCCGGCCCCCTTGTATTAGCGGAAGAAAACCTAACGCTGTACAGCACTGTCCTGCCGGTTATGACCGACCATACGCCCAAAATGAATCTGGTGCTGGTATCTGAAAATCCTGTTCAAAGCACGGCTGCTCTTGAGGACGCTGCTGAGGTTCTATGTCTTTTTATCAACATCTGGAATAAAAAAGAGGGCACCATTGGCTACAGTGAGCTGATCCGTTCCATTTTAAATGACGAACCTCTGAAAATGCGCCGCCTTGCCGATATTCTTGGCATTGACGTCGCGTCGATTCACACCATGTGGCTTGTCCGGCCCGAAAATGGTCTCAAACCCACCACTTCGGCACAGCTCAACGAACAGGTTTTAAAAATCTGCCGCGATTTTATGCAGCGCCAGCATCTGGCAGGCCCCTCAGATATTTATGACAACACAGTGGTGCTTTTTATCCAGGACACGCCTTTATCCTCACAAATGCTGGCCCATGCCGAAAACCTGATGGCCTGTCTGGAGGAAGAAGCCTTTCCGGTCAGCTTTGGCTTTTTTACAAACCAGCCCGATACTTCCAGTGTGCGCAAAAGCTTTTTACTCTATCAAAATCATCTAAAAAACGCCCGTATCCTCTACCCTGCCAGCGCCTTTCTCTCCCAGGCAGAGCTGAGTTTTACCGCCGATTGTGCCGAGACTATCGCCAGGGGTGAAGCCATGGTCAGGCAGGTCACCGCTCCCCTTGAGCCGCTGCTCCATACTGATTCCACCATACAGGAAGATCTGCTGGCAACCCTGTCAGTCTATCTCCTCGACACCCAGGCCAATGTCAGCCGGACGGCTGAACTTCTGTACCTGCATAAAAACACAGTGAAGTACCGGCTCCATAAAATTAACAGCCTTCTGGGCTATCCAGTGACTAAAATGCCGGAGAGCAACCAGCTTTATACAGCCCTGGCAGTCAGGCGGCTGTTAGATGGCCAGTAGATGCCTTTGTCCTTTTGGACAAAAGCATCTTTTTTATTTTATCCCATTGGCCCATTACTTTTATTTTCACTTTGTTTATACTGTAACCATTGCAGATAAATCGGATAAAAGGAGAATAAAATTGAGAACGCTTGGTATTAACGAAATTGAAGATATCGCTCTGGGCGCATCCCTTTTAGGGGCTGGCGGCGGGGGGGATCCCTATATTGGCAAGCTCATGGCTATGGACGCCATCAAAACCTGCGGCGATGTCACCATGCTTGACCCTGAGGAAATCGCCGACGATGACCTGGTTATTCCCATCGCCATGATGGGAGCACCCACTGTACTTGCCGAAAAAGGCATCAACGGCAGTGAGTACAAACGCCTTTATGATATGGTCAGCCAGTTCTATGGCAGAGAAATCAAGGGCTTCTTCCCCATCGAAGCCGGCGGTGTCAACAGTATGCTGCCCATTGCGGCTTCGGCCCGGCTTGGCATCCCTCTCGTGGATGTTGACGGTATGGGGCGAGCCTTTCCAGAACTCCAGATGGTTACCTTTACCTTGGGCGGCGTCAGCGCAACACCCATGGCCCTGACCGATGAAAAAGGCAATACCTGTATTTTTGAAACCATCACAAACAAATGGACCGAAGACCTTGCCCGGGCGGTCACTATGACCTGCGGCGGGTCTGTCTGTATTGCCCTGTATGGCATGGATGGAGCCACCATGAAAAAATGGGGAGTCAAAAATATCATCACCCGCTCCCAGAAGCTGGGCGCTGCTATCCGGGGCATTAAACAGCTTGATAAAAGCCAAACACCCGAAGCAAGCTTTCTTACGCAGACCGGCGGGTATAAAATCTTCAAAGGCAAAATTACTGATGTGCTGCGTGAGACCACCGGCGCCTTTAACCTTGGCCAGATTATGCTGGACGGCATTTCTGAATACCGGGGGCAGCAGGCCGAAGTAACCTTCCAAAATGAAAATCTGACCGCAACAGTCAACGGCCATATAAAGGCAACGGTTCCAGACCTGATCTGCCTGGTCGATACGGAAACCTTTATTCCGGTGACCACTGACGCCTTAAAATACGGCAAACGGGTTATGGCTGTGGGACTGCCCTGCTATGATCTATGGCGCACACCACAGGGGCTTGAGATGGTCGGCCCGCGTTATTTTGGCTGTGATACAGACTATATTCCTCTGGAAGAACGATTATCTGGAAAGGAGAACGCATCATGTACAAAATAGGAATTGACGTTGGCGGCACCAATACCGATGCGGTTATCGTAGATGAAAACCGGAACATCATCGCAGGTATTAAGCACACTACCTCTGAAGATATTTATTCTGGCATTCTGGGCGCCTTGAAGGATGTTCTCCGTGAAGCCGATATTGACCGCACACAGGTCCATCATGCCATGCTTGGTACTACACAGTGTACCAACGCCATTGTAGAGCGTAAAAAACTGGCTCCGGTAGCCGTAATCCGCCTGGCAGCACCGGCCATGCAGGGAATCATGCCCATGGTGGACTGGCCAGAGGATCTGACAGATTTTGTCATTGCCACTGCGACAGTAGCCGGTGGTTACGAGTTTGACGGCAAAGAAATTGCCCCATTTGACGAAGCCGCCGCGCGCACATTCTTTGAAAAGATCAGGGATAAAACCCAGTCCATTGCCATTTCCTGTGTTTTCTCCCCCGTACGGAATGAGCATGAAGAGCGCTGTGCCGAGCTGGCCCGGGAAGTCCTGGGACCTGATGTTCACATTTCAAAATCCAGTGAAATCGGAACACTAAGCTTTATCGAAAGAGAAAATGCGACCATCCTGAACGCTGCCCTGTACGAAGTTGCCGAGAGCTTTACGGAGGGCTTTGCCAAAAGCCTGGCCGACGAAGGCATCGAAAACGCCGATGTCTTTCTAAGCCAGAACGACGGGACCCTCATGACCATGGATTTTGCAAGACGGTATCCCATCCTCACCATCGCCTGCGGGCCTACCAATTCTATCCGCGGCGCCTCCTATCTGAGCCGTCTCCACGACGCTGTTGTCATCGACGTGGGCGGCACTACAACAGACTTTGGTGTCATTCAGCATGACTTCCCACGCGAAAGCAGCGTTTCCGCCACCATCGGAGGTGTGCGGACAAATTTCCGCATGCCGGATGTTATATCCATCGGCCTTGGCGGCGGGTCCATTGTCCGTGAAGAAAACGGTGAAATAACAATCGGGCCAGACAGTGTAGGCTATCAGATAACTGAGAAAGCCCTGGTTTTCGGCGGAAATACCATAACTGCCACCGACATCGCAGTCCGTCTGGGTATGGCTGAGGTGGGCGATCCATCAAAGGCGGATATCATTGAACAGGATTTTGCCGAGAGGGCCATGTCCGTTATCCGTGAAATGATCGAAGACAGTATTGATCAGATGAAAATTTCCAACGACGATATCGACGTGGTGCTGGTGGGAGGCGGCTCCATCATTGTCCCGGAAGAGCTTGCGGGTACCCGCCAGGTGGCAAAGCCAGAGCATTTTGGCATTGCCAATGCCATCGGCTCTGCCATCTCCAAGGTCAGCGGTACCTATGAAAAACTGGTATCCTACGATGAAGTTCCCAGAGATGAAGCCCTGGAAAATGCCAGGGAAGAGGCCTCAAGCCTGGCTGTTGCGGCCGGGGCCATCCCCGGGACTGTAGCCATCATTGATGTTGAGGATGTTCCTCTGGCCTACTATCCCGGCAATACCAGCCGTCTGAAGGTTAAGGCGGCCGGTGATCTGGCATAGTTTTCCGTAATAAAGGGCCCCGGCTGTCACGAAACAGCCAGGGCCCTTTTCACGTTTATTTTTTTACAGGGACATAAATCTCTGTAATATTCTCTTCAGGCAGTACCTGTGAGGGGTCCGTCTGATAAATTTCATAGGGGGCTCCCGAAACAGTGTAGCCTTCCTCTTCAATCCACTCTCTTATTTTTGCGTAAACAGAGGGCAGTTCAGTATAAGCTCCCCTTAATACGGACATGACACATAAGCCGCCCTCCAGGATGCGGGTGCTTTCCTCCGCCTCCCTGATGGCGACAGCGTCCTCCATATCATAGTTTTCAGGATCATAGACCTCATCGTGAAAAATGCTCATGGGGCCGGCTGTAAGTGTCAATCCTTTTTCCTGAACGGTTGTCATCAGTTCCATCATATATTTTTGTGAGTCCCTGACATTCATTTTCTTTCTTATGGATAAAATGGGCGTGGGCTTTGTTTCAACGAGCTTGACTTCAATCTGTTCTAAATAGGCCATAATGTGTTTACCTCTTTCTAAGTTTGAAATATCTTTTTCCAGCAGAGAGAGAAGCATCTGATAATGCTGCGCCGCCTCCCTCAGACCTGCCTCCTTCTCTCTGATCCGCGAGAGAATAAAGGTGTTATCCTCGGGATTCTTAAGCACTTCGGCAATTTCGTCCAGCGAGAAACCATACCATTTCAGCTTGCCTATGAGCAAAACTGTCTCCAGCTGGCTGGTTGAATAATAACGGTATCCGTTCTCATCATTGACATAAACCGGTTTGATCAGGCCGATTTCATCATAATACCGGAGAGTTTTAGTGGTAACATTACTGATTTTTGAAAATGCACCAATGG
The DNA window shown above is from Eubacterium limosum and carries:
- a CDS encoding DUF917 domain-containing protein — its product is MRTLGINEIEDIALGASLLGAGGGGDPYIGKLMAMDAIKTCGDVTMLDPEEIADDDLVIPIAMMGAPTVLAEKGINGSEYKRLYDMVSQFYGREIKGFFPIEAGGVNSMLPIAASARLGIPLVDVDGMGRAFPELQMVTFTLGGVSATPMALTDEKGNTCIFETITNKWTEDLARAVTMTCGGSVCIALYGMDGATMKKWGVKNIITRSQKLGAAIRGIKQLDKSQTPEASFLTQTGGYKIFKGKITDVLRETTGAFNLGQIMLDGISEYRGQQAEVTFQNENLTATVNGHIKATVPDLICLVDTETFIPVTTDALKYGKRVMAVGLPCYDLWRTPQGLEMVGPRYFGCDTDYIPLEERLSGKENASCTK
- a CDS encoding MerR family transcriptional regulator; its protein translation is MLTIGAFSKISNVTTKTLRYYDEIGLIKPVYVNDENGYRYYSTSQLETVLLIGKLKWYGFSLDEIAEVLKNPEDNTFILSRIREKEAGLREAAQHYQMLLSLLEKDISNLERGKHIMAYLEQIEVKLVETKPTPILSIRKKMNVRDSQKYMMELMTTVQEKGLTLTAGPMSIFHDEVYDPENYDMEDAVAIREAEESTRILEGGLCVMSVLRGAYTELPSVYAKIREWIEEEGYTVSGAPYEIYQTDPSQVLPEENITEIYVPVKK
- a CDS encoding oleate hydratase: MNKDKLGKALAAGAGAAAAAAVAATTVAATKKMRRQQEEEIENAVQNRDYGDKQVYFVGGGIASLAGAAYLVRDANFNGENIHILEGMDILGGSNDGIGTPEKGFVCRGGRMLNEETYENFWDLFSSIPSLDNPDRDVTTEILNFDHAHPTHARARLIDKDGKILDVYSMGFNNEDRMAMARLLATPEKDLDNLTIEDWFNRTPHFFETNFWYMWQTTFAFQKWSSLFELKRYMERMILEFSRIETLEGVTRTPYNQYDSLILPLKAYLKDHGVQFEVNTKVVDIDFKDGEGITATAIHVEKKGKPEEITLKDGDVCIVTNGCMTDSATLGDMKKPAPEPEEPSMSGELWGKIAVKKAGLGNPEPFFGNVQETKWESFTVTCKGNQFLKMIEDYSGNIPGSGALMTFKDSSWLMSIVVAAQPHFRNQPMDTTIFWGYGLYPDREGDYVKKPMKDCTGAEILKELIHQLHFEEHEKELMDSVVNVVPCMMPYIDAQFQPRAMSDRPAVVPEGSTNFAMISQFVEIPEDMVFTEEYSVRAARTAIYTLFDIKKPIIPVTPYKRDPKVLAKALKTAYR
- a CDS encoding transglutaminase domain-containing protein, with the protein product MFKKIIKVVFAVVIVITVGLVGVSFFTPKDKDAVTDERLKQTMAEDHFLSNPYSGFSQLNEDERKAYLRLTDKLDNYESTVELGDNKISVDSLNRVWTAIQQDKPEYFWLDSYTYHYDQETSMVTDVNFNYNYNTDEIKRRQGEIDAAVTQIKSGITPEMDDYAKVKTVHDAIVSHTEYDLNSEDNQNICSVFLNNRSVCAGYSKALQYVLKDMGIFSNYVTGNAVGRGPHAWNLVQMDGEYYYVDATWDDPSFDDITWEDPALRADPPLNIEYVYFGLTTEELLKNHTFDNTLSTYPSFTATADNYYVRENMLFDLNSADEQTRFIDTLRDTLDNGGVMEARFTESGMMDRALTGIEESDILNESGVRYLRYDENHVLIIWRP
- a CDS encoding hydantoinase/oxoprolinase N-terminal domain-containing protein; the protein is MYKIGIDVGGTNTDAVIVDENRNIIAGIKHTTSEDIYSGILGALKDVLREADIDRTQVHHAMLGTTQCTNAIVERKKLAPVAVIRLAAPAMQGIMPMVDWPEDLTDFVIATATVAGGYEFDGKEIAPFDEAAARTFFEKIRDKTQSIAISCVFSPVRNEHEERCAELAREVLGPDVHISKSSEIGTLSFIERENATILNAALYEVAESFTEGFAKSLADEGIENADVFLSQNDGTLMTMDFARRYPILTIACGPTNSIRGASYLSRLHDAVVIDVGGTTTDFGVIQHDFPRESSVSATIGGVRTNFRMPDVISIGLGGGSIVREENGEITIGPDSVGYQITEKALVFGGNTITATDIAVRLGMAEVGDPSKADIIEQDFAERAMSVIREMIEDSIDQMKISNDDIDVVLVGGGSIIVPEELAGTRQVAKPEHFGIANAIGSAISKVSGTYEKLVSYDEVPRDEALENAREEASSLAVAAGAIPGTVAIIDVEDVPLAYYPGNTSRLKVKAAGDLA
- a CDS encoding PucR family transcriptional regulator, yielding MSVTVADLLKLPCLREARVAGGHTGLGRFVGSISVLEYADPGALVDSFFENPSFVPGSEVVVSGFINIKDDVDTQCRVLKRLSEGGEAALILYYVGIYLPSIDKRLVDLADTLGFPLICMPENRLDFRYSEVITQTMETIFMDQNKDPHFVSAMLERITQLPDNRRTLGNVLRMLSDRLRSSLILFDHTLTHPEIAAWPISAAEYIANVLPELTREGLSSGPLVLAEENLTLYSTVLPVMTDHTPKMNLVLVSENPVQSTAALEDAAEVLCLFINIWNKKEGTIGYSELIRSILNDEPLKMRRLADILGIDVASIHTMWLVRPENGLKPTTSAQLNEQVLKICRDFMQRQHLAGPSDIYDNTVVLFIQDTPLSSQMLAHAENLMACLEEEAFPVSFGFFTNQPDTSSVRKSFLLYQNHLKNARILYPASAFLSQAELSFTADCAETIARGEAMVRQVTAPLEPLLHTDSTIQEDLLATLSVYLLDTQANVSRTAELLYLHKNTVKYRLHKINSLLGYPVTKMPESNQLYTALAVRRLLDGQ